A genomic segment from Nicotiana tabacum cultivar K326 chromosome 9, ASM71507v2, whole genome shotgun sequence encodes:
- the LOC107764665 gene encoding uncharacterized protein LOC107764665, which produces MMLQAINGGLKFKEKTLTFSEFHNSAVKKFECGNLHNTGLASSRTRSQAIRVLANPNVSPGKERVKKEVIMVDPSEAKRLAAKQMEEIKAKERFQRRRQIEAINGAWAMIGLTAGLVIEGHTGLSIPSQLASYLAAVVGIFMR; this is translated from the exons atgatGCTTCAAGCTATCAATGGAGGGCTCAAGTTTAAGGAAAAGACTTTAACTTTCTCAGAATTTCATAATTCAGCTGTCAAAAA ATTTGAATGCGGGAATCTGCACAACACTGGCTTGGCTTCATCGAGAACCAGGAGTCAAGCAATTCGCGTCCTGGCTAATCCTAAT GTATCTCCGGGGAAAGAGAGagtaaagaaggaagtgatcaTGGTGGATCCTTCAGAAGCCAAGCGATTAGCTGCAAAGCAAATGGAAGAAATTAAAGCTAAAGAGAGATTTCAA AGACGGCGACAAATAGAAGCAATTAATGGTGCATGGGCTATGATTGGTCTTACGGCAGGATTAGTCATTGAAGGTCACACCGGACTCAGCATTCCGTCTCAG TTGGCGAGCTACTTAGCTGCAGTCGTGGGGATATTTATGAGATAG